From the genome of Ictalurus furcatus strain D&B chromosome 4, Billie_1.0, whole genome shotgun sequence, one region includes:
- the gramd1bb gene encoding protein Aster-B isoform X4 produces MMGGFQRDWETLLELEETLTVWLLQGSALANGLSWSSTETQSSDEEDEDEDIPAVLSPTYKQRNEDFRKLFKQLPDTERLIVDYSCALQRDILLQGRLYLSENWICFYSNIFRWETLLTVRLKDICSMTKEKTARLIPNAIQVCTDTEKHFFTSFGARDRTYMMMFRLWQNALLDKPLCPKELWHFVHQCYGNELGLTSDDEDYVPPDDDFNTMGYSEEIPAEENEVSNDNSSKSSGENKQDSSPQSHKRSITQSTITSTPSSTDLPLSFAIAPEEYTDCLPDPELLTLPLLADERSCESAEGQLGPVSSPSLDFNDNEDIPTELSDSSDTHDDEVEVQAFHDDLNGRQYINEVYKFSVDKMYSFLFTESQFMADFMEQRRFTDVVFQPWRKEEAGNHRREIMYTISLSNPLAPKTANVSETQTLYKASQENECYIIDAEVVTHDVPYHDYFYTLNRYTLTRVAKNKCRLRVSTELRYRKQPWGLVKGFIEKNFWSGLEENFRSLELELTKAEDLLLEAHGPSPKTKALKNSTLRRRKRPLPHLRTPHLEETLSPVTTPTDEEVIHRIKHVSGSTQTRHIPEHTPGGGAFCKLSKLLLIISFVLVLLVFLNMMLFYKLWMLEYSAQSLMTWQGLRLDESKLPQTQVEWAQLLESQQRFHEAELQKWREIIKSSVLLLDQMKDSLLSLQRGVTFRDYGSDSDEKRTHYH; encoded by the exons ATGATGGGGGGCTTTCAGAGGGACTGGGAAACCTTGCTGGAGCTGGAGGAAACGCTTACAGTGTGGCTGCTGCAGGGCTCAGCTTTGGCGAATGGCTTGTCGTGGAGCTCTACGGAAACCCAGTCATCGGACGAAGAAGACGAAGACGAGGACATCCCGGCT GTTCTCAGCCCCACCTACAAGCAGCGAAATGAAGACTTCAGGAAGCTCTTCAAGCAGCTCCCGGATACAGAGCGCCTCATTGTGG ACTACTCCTGTGCTCTGCAGAGGGACATCCTCCTGCAGGGCAGACTCTACCTCTCCGAGAACTGGatctgtttctatagcaacatctTCCGCTGGGAGACACTA CTGACGGTGCGTCTGAAGGATATTTGTTCCATGACGAAAGAAAAGACAGCACGTCTCATTCCCAACGCCATCCAAGTGTGCACAGACACTGAGAAG CACTTTTTCACATCGTTCGGGGCGAGGGACAGGACGTACATGATGATGTTCCGTCTCTGGCAGAACGCTCTGCTGGATAAG CCCCTGTGTCCTAAGGAACTGTGGCACTTTGTCCATCAGTGCTATGGTAACGAGCTCGGGCTGACCAGTGACGATGAGGACTATGTCCCCCCCGACGATGACTTTAACACTATGGG ttaCTCTGAAGAGATCCCTGCCGAAGAGAACGAGGTCAGTAACGATAACTCATCTAAGAGCAGCGGAGAGAATAAGCAGGACAGCAGCCCTCAGTCACACAAGAGATCAATCACACAATCCACCATCACGTCCACGCCCAGCAGCACAGACCtgcctctgtct TTTGCCATCGCTCCTGAGGAGTACACGGACTGTCTGCCGGACCCGGAGCTCTTGACGTTGCCTCTGCTGGCTGACGAGAGGAGTTGCGAGTCTGCAGAGGGACAGCTGGGTCCAGTGTCCTCGCCCTCTCTCGACTTCAACGATAACGAAGACATCCCGACCGAGCTCAGCGACTCGTCCGACACACACGATGACG AAGTGGAGGTACAGGCATTCCACGATGACCTAAACGGGCGTCAGTACATTAACGAGGTGTATAAGTTCAGCGTGGATAAGATGTACTCGTTCCTCTTCACCGAGTCGCAGTTCATGGCCGACTTCATGGAGCAGCGCAGATTCACAG atgtaGTGTTTCAGCCCTGGAGGAAAGAGGAAGCAGGGAACCACAGGAGGGAGATTATGTACACCATCTCACTCTCCAACCCACTGGCTCCCAAAACAGCCAACGTCAGTGAGACTCAG ACTCTGTACAAAGCCAGCCAGGAGAATGAGTGTTACATCATCGACGCTGAAGTTGTCACTCATGATGTTCCTTATCACGACTATTTCTACACACTCAACCGCTACACACTCACCCGCGTGGCCAAGAACAAGTGTCGGCTCAG GGTTTCTACAGAGCTGCGGTACAGGAAGCAGCCATGGGGATTGGTGAAAGGTTTCATCGAGAAGAACTTCTGGAGTGGACTGGAGGAGAACTTCAGGAGTCTCG AACTTGAGCTGACGAAAGCCGAGGACCTCCTGTTAGAAGCACACGGGCCATCTCCGAAAACCAAAGCCCTGAAAAACTCCACCCTGAGGCGGAGAAAAAGGCCCCTCCCACACCTGCGCACACCTCACCTGGAGGAAACGCTTAGCCCTGTGACCACACCCACTGATGAAGAGGTCATCCATAGAATCAAGCATGTATCAG GCTCCACACAAACGAGACACATTCCTGAACACACCCCTGGGGGCGGAGCCTTCTGTAAACTCTCCAAATTGCTGCTCATTATCAGTTTCGT cctggtGCTGCTGGTTTTCCTGAACATGATGCTCTTCTATAAGCTGTGGATGCTGGAGTACTCCGCTCAGAGCCTAATGACCTGGCAGGGCCTACGTCTGGACGAAAG taAATTACCACAGACACAGGTGGAGTGGGCTCAGCTTCTAGAGTCTCAGCAGCGCTTCCATGAAGCCGAACTACAGAAGTGGAGAGAGATCATCAAATCATCAGTTCTGCTGCTAGACCAG ATGAAGGACTCTTTACTGAGTCTGCAGCGAGGTGTAACTTTTAGAGACTATGGCTCAGACTCAGACGAGAAACGGACTCATTACCACTGA